The Anaerolineae bacterium region CATCCGCAACGACCGCGGGCTGGATGTAGGCGAACTCAACCAATGGCTCCTGCAGCGCGACATGCGCATCGCCAACGGCTACGGGCCGCTCAAGGGCAAGACCTTCCGCATCGCCCACATGGGCGAGTTGCAGATGGCGGACATCGAGGCCTTGCTGAGCGCGCTGGATGAGTATCTGAGGAAGTGAACTGCCTCACAGGGAATTTTTTTTCACCCCCCATTGCGGCGCTCCCCCCAGGGGCCGGTTTGAACAGGACCTCAGGGGGGAGTGCCCCTCCCTCAGAAAGCAGGCTGACCCATGAAAGCTGAGCATTTCCTGCATCCCCCCCAGGTGGGGGAGGAGCACGAGGTGACCCTTTCCAACTGGGCCTACGGCGGCGAGGCCATCGGTCGCCTGCCCGACGGGCGGGTGGTGTTCGTGCCTTACGCCGTGCCGGGTGAGGTGGTGCGCGTGCGGCTCACCGAGGTCAGGCCGCGCTACGCCCGGGGGGAGGTGGTGACCATCCTCGAGCCCTCCCCCGACCGGGTGCCTCCCCGCTGCCCGCATTTTGGCCGGTGCGGCGGATGCCACTACCAGCACCTTTCCTACGCGGCGCAGTTGACGGCCAAGACGGGTATCGTGCGCGACCAGTTGGAGCGCTTAGGGGGGCTGCACGATGTGCCTTTGCGCCCCATGGTGCCCGCGCCCCAACCCTGGGGGTATCGCAACCATGTGCAGTTTCACCTGGACGGAGAGGGGCGCCTGGGCTTTCAGGCCTGGCGCTCCCATGAGGTGGTCCCCGTCGAGCAGTGCTTCCTGCCGGTGGACGCCATCCGTGCCGTGTGGCCTCATCTGCACATCGCCCCCGAGGCCGGGGTGAACCGGGTGCACCTGCGCGCCGGTGCCGATGGTGAACTGATGCTTTTGCTGCGCGGCCCCTCCCCCGCGCCGCCGCCCTTTGAGGTGGACTTTCCCCTCTCGGCGGTGTACCTGCCCGAGGGGGACGAGGCCGGGCTGACCGTGCTGTCGGGCCATTCGTATCAGGTGATGGAGGTCAAAGGCCGCCTGTTCCGCGTCTCGGCGTCTTCCTTCTTCCAGGTCAACCAGGCCATCGCCGGGGTCATCGTGGACCACCTGCTTGAGCACCTGCCCCTGACTCCCGAGACCACTTTGCTGGAAGTGTATGCCGGGGTGGGGCTGTTCAGCGCCTTTCTGGCCCCCAAAGTGGGCCGCCTGCTGGCCGTGGAAAGTTCGCCCAGCGCCTGTGCCGACTTTGAGGTCAATCTGGACGCCTTCGAGCATGTAGAACTCTACGAAGCGCCGGCCGAGGTGGCCCTGCCGTACCTGCTGGCGCGGGACGAGTACGCCCAGGTGGTCGTGGTGGACCCGCCCCGCAGCGGGCTGCTTAAGGAGGTGCTGGACGCCCTCGTCGCCATGCAGCCTGAGGTGCTGGCCTATGTCTCCTGCGATCCGGCCACCCTGGCCCGCGACGCCCGTCGCCTGACCCGCAAGGGCTATCGCCTCAAGCAGATCACCCCCTTCGATATGTTCCCGCAGACTCATCACATCGAGACGGTGAGTTTTTGGGAGCGGATGCGGTGAACCTGCGCACTGGCGTGGACCTGGTCTCGTTGCCGCGTTTTGCCCGTGCCTTAGAGCGTCACGGCGAGCGGTTGCTGGTGCGGGTGTTCACCCCGGCCGAGGTGGCCCTGTGCGCGGGGAAGGTGGCTTCGCTGGCCGCCCGCTTCGCCGCCAAGGAGGCGGTGGTCAAGGCCCTGGGCACGGGTATCGGCCCGGTGTCCTGGCGCGAGGTGGAGGTGCTGCGGGGGGAGGACGGCGCCCCTGTGCTGCGGCTGCACGGCGAGGCGGCCCGACGGGCGGCGGCTTTGGGCCTCACCCGCTGGTCCCTCAGCCTGAGTCACACCCGCGAGATGGCCGTGGCCTTCGTCGTGGCCCTGGGGGAGGGATAGGCGCCTCCTTTGTGGGCACGGGTTCAAGTTCTTAGCCTTGTTGAGTTCAATTGGAGGAGGAGAGAAGAATGAGAAACCGCTTTGAGAAAGCCCAAGTCGTGATCGGGAGTCTCCTTTTCGGGGTTGCTCTGCTCGCCGTCTTTTGGGTGGGCCTGAGCCGCTTTGCCTTCCCGCCCACCCAGGGTACCCTGCACCTGCCCGGCTTGGACGGCCCGGTGACGGTGTACCGGGACGGCTACGGCATCCCGCACATCTACGCCGCCACCGCCCATGACTTGTTCTTTGCCCAGGGCTACCTCCACGCCCAGGATCGCTTCTGGCAGATGGACACCTGGCGGCACATCGGCCGGGGGCGCCTGGCCGAGATGTTCGGCGAAAGCCAGGTGGAGACCGACGCCTTCCTGCGCACCCTGGGTTGGGAGCGTCTGGCCGAGCAGGAGTTCGCTGACCTGCCGGCCGAGGACAAGGCCATCCTGCAGGCCTACGCCGACGGGGTGAACGCCTACCTGAAAGACCACACCGGCGCGGCGCTGAGCCTGGAGTATGTGGTGCTGGGGTTGACCAACCCGGATTACCGCCCCGCGCCCTGGCGTCCCACGGACACCCTGGTCTGGGCCAAGGTGATGGCCTGGGATTTGCGCAGCAACATGAAGGCCGAGATCCAGCGGGCCATCCTGCTGGGGACCCTGACCCCTGAGCAGGTGGCCGACCTGTTCCCGGAGTATCCCTTCGACCGGCATCCGGTCATTGTGCCGGAACTCTCGGGGCAGGCTCACGGGACCTCTGCGCCGGTGGCCGCGCCCGATTTTGTCCACCTGCGCCCCTTGTTTGAAACCGTATCCCAACACTTCGCCGCCGTGGACGCCTGGACGGGCCCCACCGGCGCCGGGGTGGGTTCCAACAACTGGGTCATCGCCGGCAGCCGCACGGCCACGGGGATGCCCTTCCTGGCCAACGACCCCCACCTGAGCGCCCAGATCCCCTCTATCTGGTACGAGGTGGGCCTGCATTGCGAGCAGAAGACGCCCGACTGCCTGTATGAGTTGAATGGCTTCTCCTTTGCCGGCGCGCCGGGGGTGGTCATCGGCCACAACGACCGCATCGCCTGGGGCTTCACCAATGTGGGATCCGATGTGGCCGACCTGTACATTGAGAAGATCAACCCCGAGAACCCGTACCAGTACGAGGTCAACGGGCAGTGGGTGGATATGGAAGTGCGCCGCGAGGTGCTCCAGGTGGCCGGAGGGGAGCCGGTGGAGTTAGAGGTGCGCCTCACCCGCCACGGCCCCATCATCAGCGACACCTACGGCAAACTGAAGGACTTCGCCGAGAAGGCCGGGGTGGAGGTGCCGCAGCACTACGCCATCGCCCTGAGGTGGACCGCCCTGCAGCCTTCCCGCACCATCCACGCCATCCTGGCCATAGACCGGGCACAGAACTGGGAGGAGTTCCGGCAGGCCGTGGCGTTGTTCGATGTCCCGGCGCAGAACATGGTGTACGCTGATGTGGAGGGACACATCGGCTACCAAACGCCGGGCCTCATCCCCATCCGCCGCCAGGGCCACGACGGCACCCTGCCGGTGCCGGGCTGGACGGACGATTACGAGTGGCAGGGCTTCATCCCCTTCGACGAACTCCCCCATGTGTTCGACCCGCCCAAGGGCTACATCGCCACGGCCAACAACGCTGTGGTCGGCCCGGATTACCTCTACCCGATCACGAAAGACTGGGACTACGGCTATCGGGCGCAGCGCATCGTGGACCTCATCGAGGCGGCCCCAGCCCCTGTCGACGCGGCCTACATCGCCCGGATGCAGATGGACAACTACGACGCCAGCGCCGCCTTCCTGGTACCCCTGCTACAACAGGTGGATTTACAAGATGAGCACCTGCGCCAACGCCGGGCCCTGTTCGACGGCTGGGACTTCCAGATGGACATGGATTCGGCTTCGGCAGCCCTGTATGCCGCCTTCTGGAATCACCTGCTGGCCGACACCTTCCGCGACGAGCTGCCGGAGAAGTACTGGCCGGAGGGCGGCAGCCGTTGGTTCGAGGTGGTGTACCGCCTGGTGCAGCGCCCCGACAGTCCCTGGTGGGACGACAAGAACACGCCCGCCGTGGAGACGCGCGACGATATCCTCCGGCGGGCCTTTGCCGAGGCCGTGGACGAACTGGAAGCCCGCTTCGGCCCGGACCCCCGACGCTGGGCCTGGGGGAAGATGCACACCCTGACCCTGCGCAACCAGACCCTGGGCAAGTCGGGGATCGCGCCCATCGAGGCCCTCTTCAACCGGGGGCCGTACCCCACCTCGGGCAGCGGCAGCATCATCAACGCCACCAGTTGGGATGCCCGCAAGGGCTACGAGGTCTCCTGGCTGCCTTCCATGCGCATGATCGTGGATTTGAGCGACCTGAGCCGTTCGCTGACCATTCACACCACGGGCGAATCAGGTCACGCCTACCACCCCCACTATGTGGATATGACGGACATGTGGCGTTTGGGGCAGTATCACCCCATGCTGTGGACGCGCGCGCAGGTGGAGGCCGCGGCGGAAACGGTGTTGCGCCTGGAGCCGTGAGCGCCCACCAGAGGCGGGGGCATAAGAGCCCCCGCCTTTTTTTCTACGCGGCGGCGCTGCGCCCCCGCCTGGCGCGGCGGTGCATCAGCCAGGTCCCGAGGGCCAGGGCGGGCACGATAATCAACCCGGCTTCGGGGCCGAAGGCGCCGCCGGTGACCAGGTCGGGGCCGTGGATGTCCGTCACCAGGAGGGGGGGCAGGGTCAGCCCACTGACGGGGAACCCAAAGACCGTCCCCTCGAACAGGTTCCAGCCCAGGTGTAGCCCCAGGGGCAGCCACAGGCGCCCGGTGGTCAGCCAGCCATCGGCCAGGAAGAACCCCGCCAGCACCAGCCCCAGCAGGGCTGGCCAGCCCATGTGCGGGTTGCCGACATGAGCCGCAGCGAAGAGCAGCGAGGAGAGCACCACCGCCCAAGTGGTGCCCATCCCGTCGCGCAGGTTGGTCAGCAGATATCCCCGGAAGAGCAGTTCTTCATTCCAGGCCACCAGGACCCACAAGAGGAGGGCGTTGGCCAACATGCCGAGGACCTGGCCCGCGGTCATAGTGTCCCAGGCGAAGCCGCGGAGGTGCAACCAGCCGAAGGCCCCCTCGGCGAGGAAGATGAGCCCCATGAGCAGGCCGGTCAGCCCCACGCCGAAGAGCAGGTCGTGCCCGGCACGGCGGTCCCAAGTCAGGCCCAAGGAAGCGAAGGAGCGGCGGTCGAACCAGCGCCGGGCGAGGACCACGCTGGCGGTCAGGGGGAGGGCCGTGAGGGCTTCGCCCACCGTCAGGGCGTTCAGCCATGCGGGGAAGCCTTGCCTGAGGACCAGGCTGAGCGCCACACCGGTGAGCAGTTGAAGCGCTCCGAACAGCAAGACGAAGGCCAGCAGCCGCCAGCCGGCACGCAAGCGGCCTTCCTCGGGGTTGACGAACACCTGTGCCAGACGGGTTTTCCAGGTGGGGGTCATGGTTCACCTTTGGGGGAAGCGAGGTAAGCGGGGGGCGGTCAGGCTTTGGGGTCCGGCGAGCGGTGGGGCGGGTTGGGTTCCGGCGGGCCGTCGCCGTCGCCTTCGGAATCGGTCCCCTTGGAGGCGGGGCGGGTTTTCGCTTCGTCGTCCCGGTGGTCTTCCTCTTCGCCGCGGCGGAGCAGTTGCGCGAAGGCCTCTAAGCGTTGTTCCACGGCGTGGTGGAAGGTGCCCTCGGGGAAGGTGCCGTCCTCTCCGCGCTGGCCGGGCTCCATGCCGGTCAACAGGGCGATGGCCTCGTCCACCGTGTCCACCGCCCAGAGGTGGAATTTCCCCTGGCGCACGGCGTCGATGACCTCATCGCGCAGCATAAGGTGCCGCTGGTTGGCGCGGGGGATGATCACGCCCTGGGTGCCGGTCAGACCGCGCTCCCGGCAGACGGCGAAAAAGCCCTCGATTTTCTCGTTCACGCCGCCGATGGCCTGGATGTTGCCGTGCTGGTCGATGGCGCTGGTGATGGCGATGTCCTGGCGCAGCGGCACCTGGGCGATGGCCGAAAGCAGGGCGATGAGTTCCGCGGCCGAGGCGCTGTCGCCCTCGACGCCTTCGTAGGATTGCTCGAAAGTGAGGCGCGCGGTGAGGCTCAGGGGGCCCAGGTGGCCGTATTGCTGGCCCAGATAGCCGCCCAGGATGAGCACGCCTTTGGTGTGGATGGGACCGCTGAGTTCGGCTTGCTGTTCGATGTTCACCACTTCGCCGCGGCCAGGGTACGCGGTGGCCGTGATGCGGGTGGGCCGGCCAAAGGCGTAATCGCCCAGAAGGATGACCGAGAGGCCGTTGATCTGCCCGGTGGCTTTGCCCTCGGTGACGATGTGCAGGGTGCCGTTGTGGATCATTTCCCGGAAGCGCTCTTCCAGATAGTTTGCCCGGTACACTTGCTCTTCTTCGGCCCGGCGGATGTCGGCGGCGGTGATGGTGGTGTGCCCGTTCTGGGAGGCCCAGTAGGCGGCCTCGCGAATGAGGTCGGCGATGGGGCCAAAGCGGGTGGAGAGTTTTTCCTGATCACCGGCCAGACGCGCGCCGTATTCGATGAGCCGGGCGACGGCGTCGGCCTCCAGCGGAGGCAGGTCGTGGGTTTGTTGCACGGCTTTGGCGAAGAGGGCGTATTCCCGTTCGGTCTCTGGGGTGCGGGGCATGTCCACGGCGAACTCGGCGCGCACCTTGAACAATTTGGCGAAATCCTCGTCGTAATGCTGCAGCAGATAGTAGAGGAGGGGCGTGCCGATGAGCACGACTTTGGTGTTCAGGGGCAGCGGTTCGGGTTCCAGGGTGATGGTGCTGAGCAGGCCCAGTTCGCTCCCCAGTTCGATGATGCGCACTTTGCTTTCCCGCAAGGCGCGTTTGAGCCCGTCCCAGGCATAGGGGAGCAGGAGCACATCCCGGGCGGGGAGCACCAGATACCCTCCGGCCGCGCGGTGGAGGGCCCCAGCCCGGATCAGGGTGTGGTCGGTGCGGGTGGCCCCCATGACCACTTCGTGTTCGATGCGCCCCAACAGGTTGGTGTACGAGGGGTGGTGCTCCAGGACGACTGGGGCTCCTTGCAGGCCGCTGTTGTCCACGATGACATTCACTTTGTAACGCCGCGCCCAGAGGTCCCAGGCTCCCTCGGCACCCTCACCGGATTGCTCGGCCTGTTGGCGGAAGCGCTGGCCGTTGGTCACGATGTCCTCACGCACCTGGTCTAGATAGGCGCTCATGCCTTCGATGTCGCGGTATTTCTCCTGCAGGGCCTCGACCAGGTGCTCGACCACGAAGGCCGTGGTGCGGCGGTCCAGTTGCTCAATGGCCTGACGGGTCTCCTGCTCCATGCGCCGCACCTTGCGGATGGTTTTCTTGACTTCTTCTTCGAGACGCTTCTGCAGTTCGTCCAACTTGGCCCGTTTTTCGGGGTCCAGTTTCTCGATTTCCTCGGGCTTGAGAGGCCGTCCTTCCACAGCCGGCACCAGGAGGAAGCCGAAGGGGGTTTGCACCAGCGCGAAGTTGTACTTGGAGACTAGTGCCTGCAGCCGCGTGAACTCGGCCTCCTGGCGTTGTTTCAGGTCCTCGGTCAGCCGTTCGCGTTCCTTGCGGTATGTTTCGGACTGGAAGGCGCGGGGGATTTCCTGGCGACAGGTTTGGATGAGCCGATCCATATCCTCGGCGAAGAGGGCCGCTTTGCCGGGCGGAAAGCGCAACGCGTGGGGGCGCTTGGGCTCGGCGAAGTTGTACACATAGGCCAGGTCGGGCGGCGTGGGTTCCTGGGCGGCTTGTTGGCGCAGGAAATTTAGCACCAGGGAAGTGCGTCCTGACCCGGGGATGCCCAAGACGAACACATTGTAGCCGGGCCCCTGGATCGCGCTGCCCATGTGCAGCGCCCGGAAGGCCCTCGGCTGGCCAATGGGTTCGCTCAGGTTCGGCAGGTCCTCGGTGGTGCGGAAACCCAACGCCTCGGGTGTGCAATATCGTCGTAAGGCCTCGGGGGAAAGCTCCTTTGGCTTCATGGCTTACTCCTTTCCGGCTCAGAAGTCGTCGCTGGGGTTCAGGCTTTACCCCGGACGAGCAACGTTCCGCCGATGACCCAAAAGATCACCCCCAGGAAGAAAAAGTCGTAGATGGGTTGCGTGAACAGCACACTGTGCACAAACAATAGAGCCAGCAAAATGCCTAGGAGGATGAAGAAAGTGCCCAATCGTTGCGCCATGATCGCCTCTATCGGATTGATTTTACCATTTTCCCAAGATGAGCGTGGTTGGCGTGGTGGCGAATGAGGGATTCCCCTTTGGTTCTTCGCCTTCGGAAGGTATAATGAGGAGGCCTCCTCGAGAGGGGAAGGGCGACGGAGGTTGGAGGTGGCCAGGCCACCCAAGCAGAAAATGGCTGTTTTTTTTCGTATCCCAGCGGGAGGAACATGTGTCGATGGAGAAGGGGCATCTGCTGATCACCGGAGGGGCCGGTTATATCGGCTCCCTGCTCACCGGCGTCTTGCTGCGCCGGGGGTATCGAGTGACCGTGGTGGATCAACTGCTCTTTGGCGCCGAGTCTTTGCTGGCCTATCACGGTCATCCGCGTTTCACTCTGGTTCAGGCCGATGTGGTCGAGCCGCGGGCCTTGCTGCAGGCGGTGCGTCGTCAGCCCCCTGTGCAGGCGGTGATTCATCTGGCCGCCATCGTGGGCTTCCCGGCCTGTCAGGCGGTTGGGCGCACGGTGGCGTGGCGGTACAATGTGGAGGCGGTGCGTCGGGCTTTCGAACAGGCCAACACATTGGGGGCGCAGCGTTTCCTTTTTGCCTCGACCTACAGCGTGTACGGTTACGCTGAGAAGGGCCACCCCGTGCGGGAGGACAGTCCTTTACATCCGCAGTCCCTGTACGCGGAGACCAAGGTGGCCGCTGAGGAGTTCCTGCTGGGGCAAACCGATGCCCCCGCCGCGCCGGTGATCTTTCGCCTGGCGACGCTTTACGGCCTGTCTCCCCGCACCCGGTTTGATCTCATTATCAACCAGTTCGTGCTGGAAGCCTTCACCCGTCGCAAGTTGTTGATCTATCAGCGTGGTTATTCCCGTTCCTTCGTCCATATTCGCGACGCGGTGGAAGGATTGCTTTTGGGCTTGACGGCCCCCGAGGAGAAGGTGCGTGGACAGGTGTTCAACCTGGGCACCGAGCAGGGAAACCTGACTAAGGATCAGATCGTGGCCCTGATCCTCCAGCGTATCCCCGAAACGGTCGTGGAGTACAAGGACCTGACTTTTGGCGGCGATATGCGGGATGTTACGGCGGCTTTTGATAAAATTCAGCGGGTGCTGGGCTTTAAGGCGCGCCGGGATGTTGTGGGTGGTATTCGCGAGGTGCATCGCGCCCTCAAGGAAGGCTGGTTCAAGAATCCCTGGGATGAGCGTTACCGAAATGCGCAATTTATCGTACAATAGGACGCCGAAGTCCCGCTGGGCAAAACTTGCCGTTTTTGGCTTTGGAGGTCAAAAGTGACAGAACGAGCAAATTACTGGGAAGGCAAACGCGTGGTTGTGACGGGGGGCTCGGGTTTTCTGGGCTCCTTTGTCGTCGAGAAATTGCAGGAGCGTGGGGCCAGGGAGATCTTTGTGCCTCGGAGCAGGGATTACGATTTGGTGCAGCACGAAGCGGTGGTACGGTTGCTGGAAGATGCCAGACCGGATGTGGTGATCCACCTGGCCGCTCATGTGGGCGGCATCGGCGCCAATCGCCTGCACCCCGCCGAGTTCTTCTACGACAACCTGATGATGGGGGTGCAACTGATGCACGAATCCTGGAAGCGTGGGGTGCAGAAGTTCGTCGCCATCGGCACGGTATGCGCCTATCCCAAGTACACGCCGGTGCCTTTCAAAGAGGATGACCTTTGGAACGGTTACCCCGAAGAGACCAACGCGCCTTACGGGTTGGCCAAGAAAATGCTCCTGGTGCAGGCGCAGGCCTATCGCCAGCAGTATGGGTTTAACGCCATCTATCTGTTGCCGGTGAACCTGTACGGCCCGCGGGACAATTTCGACCTGGAGACCTCCCATGTGATTCCGGCGTTGATTCGGAAGATGATCGAGGCGCAAGAGCGGGGGGAGAAGCAGGTCGTCTTGTGGGGTGACGGCTCGCCGACGCGGGAGTTTTTGTATGTGGAAGACGCGGCGGAGGGCATTGTGTTGGCCACCGAACGCTACGATGGCCCGGACCCCGTCAACCTGGGCTCCGGCCAGGAGATCGCCATCAAAGACCTGGCCGAACTCATTGCAAAGTTGACCGGATTCGAAGGCGAAATCGTCTGGGACACCACCAAACCCAACGGCCAGCCGCGTCGGGCCCTGGACACTTCTCGCGCCAAGAAGTACTTTGGCTGGGAGGCCAAGACGCCCTTCGAAGAGGGCCTGAAGCGCACCATCGACTGGTTCCGCGCCCATCGCCACGAAATTCGCTGAGAGAGGAATTCATGACGACGTCCCGAACGGGAACCGAGTTGTCGCTGACGGTCGTACGCCCCTCCCACGGTTGGATGCATCTCAACCTGGGCGAATTGTGGCAATATCGGGAGTTGATCGGCTTTTTTATCTGGCGTGACATCAAAGTGCGCTACAAGCAAACCCTATTGGGGGCGGCGTGGGCCATCATCCAGCCGGTGTTCACCATGGTGGTGTTTAGCCTTTTTTTCGGCAAACTGGCCAAAGTGCCTTCGGATAATGTGCCCTATCCTATCTTTTCCTACGCCGCCTTGCTCCCCTGGCAGTTGTTCGCCAAGGCGCTCAACGATGCCTCGCGTTCGCTGGTCGGCGGGCGCAACATGCTGACCAAAGTGTACTTCCCGCGGTTGATTTTGCCGTTGGCTTCCCTGTTGGGTGGGCTGGTGGATTTTGCCATTGCCTTTCTCGTGTTGTTGGGGATGATGTGGTATTATCGGGTGCCGCTCACGCCGCAGGCGTGGACGGTGCTTCTGTTTTTGCCCCTGGCTTTGCTTACGGCCCTGGGCGTTGGGTTATGGCTGGCGGCCCTCAATGTGCTTTACCGCGATGTGGGCTACGCCTTGCCTTTTCTCACCCAGGCGTGGATGTTCATCACCCCTATTGTCTACTCCTCCACCTTAGTGCCGGAGAAGTGGCGCATGGTGTATGCCCTCAATCCCATGGCCGGGGTGATTAACGGTTTCCGCTGGGCCTTGCTCGACACGCCCACCGGCCCCGATGCCTCCATGGCGATCTCCATCGCCGTGGCGCTAGTGGTATTGGTTAGTGGTGTGTTTTTCTTTCGACGCATGGAACGCATGTTTGCCGATGTGGTGTGATGCTGTATGAGTCATGTAGCCATTCGTGCCGTCCATTTGGGAAAACGCTATCGCCTGGGGGCGCAGATTGACACTTATGGCACCCTGCGGGATGTGCTGGCCCGTGGGGTTTCCCGCCTTTTCCGGAGTTCCGAAGCCCCTGCCGTCTCCAAAGAGTACATCTGGGCCCTGAAGGATGTCTCTTTTGAGGTGCCTCACGGGCAGGTTTTGGGCATCATTGGCCGCAACGGGGCCGGGAAGTCCACCTTGCTGAAAATCCTTTCCCGTGTCACCGAGCCTACCGAGGGATATGCTGAACTACGGGGACGGGTGGGCTCGCTGCTGGAGGTTGGCACGGGTTTCCATCCCGAGTTGACCGGCCGGGAAAACATCTACCTCAACGGCGCCATTTTGGGGATGCGGCGCGCCGAAATCGACCGCAAGTTCGACGAAATCGTAGCCTTCGCCGAGTTGGAAAAGTTCATCGACACCCCGGTCAAGCGGTATTCCAGCGGCATGTATGTGCGGCTGGCCTTTGCCGTAGCGGCCCACCTGGAGCCGGAGATTCTGGTCGTTGATGAGGTGCTTGCCGTGGGGGATGCGGCG contains the following coding sequences:
- a CDS encoding GDP-L-fucose synthase, whose amino-acid sequence is MTERANYWEGKRVVVTGGSGFLGSFVVEKLQERGAREIFVPRSRDYDLVQHEAVVRLLEDARPDVVIHLAAHVGGIGANRLHPAEFFYDNLMMGVQLMHESWKRGVQKFVAIGTVCAYPKYTPVPFKEDDLWNGYPEETNAPYGLAKKMLLVQAQAYRQQYGFNAIYLLPVNLYGPRDNFDLETSHVIPALIRKMIEAQERGEKQVVLWGDGSPTREFLYVEDAAEGIVLATERYDGPDPVNLGSGQEIAIKDLAELIAKLTGFEGEIVWDTTKPNGQPRRALDTSRAKKYFGWEAKTPFEEGLKRTIDWFRAHRHEIR
- a CDS encoding ABC transporter permease, whose translation is MTTSRTGTELSLTVVRPSHGWMHLNLGELWQYRELIGFFIWRDIKVRYKQTLLGAAWAIIQPVFTMVVFSLFFGKLAKVPSDNVPYPIFSYAALLPWQLFAKALNDASRSLVGGRNMLTKVYFPRLILPLASLLGGLVDFAIAFLVLLGMMWYYRVPLTPQAWTVLLFLPLALLTALGVGLWLAALNVLYRDVGYALPFLTQAWMFITPIVYSSTLVPEKWRMVYALNPMAGVINGFRWALLDTPTGPDASMAISIAVALVVLVSGVFFFRRMERMFADVV
- a CDS encoding holo-ACP synthase, with translation MNLRTGVDLVSLPRFARALERHGERLLVRVFTPAEVALCAGKVASLAARFAAKEAVVKALGTGIGPVSWREVEVLRGEDGAPVLRLHGEAARRAAALGLTRWSLSLSHTREMAVAFVVALGEG
- a CDS encoding AAA family ATPase, with the translated sequence MKPKELSPEALRRYCTPEALGFRTTEDLPNLSEPIGQPRAFRALHMGSAIQGPGYNVFVLGIPGSGRTSLVLNFLRQQAAQEPTPPDLAYVYNFAEPKRPHALRFPPGKAALFAEDMDRLIQTCRQEIPRAFQSETYRKERERLTEDLKQRQEAEFTRLQALVSKYNFALVQTPFGFLLVPAVEGRPLKPEEIEKLDPEKRAKLDELQKRLEEEVKKTIRKVRRMEQETRQAIEQLDRRTTAFVVEHLVEALQEKYRDIEGMSAYLDQVREDIVTNGQRFRQQAEQSGEGAEGAWDLWARRYKVNVIVDNSGLQGAPVVLEHHPSYTNLLGRIEHEVVMGATRTDHTLIRAGALHRAAGGYLVLPARDVLLLPYAWDGLKRALRESKVRIIELGSELGLLSTITLEPEPLPLNTKVVLIGTPLLYYLLQHYDEDFAKLFKVRAEFAVDMPRTPETEREYALFAKAVQQTHDLPPLEADAVARLIEYGARLAGDQEKLSTRFGPIADLIREAAYWASQNGHTTITAADIRRAEEEQVYRANYLEERFREMIHNGTLHIVTEGKATGQINGLSVILLGDYAFGRPTRITATAYPGRGEVVNIEQQAELSGPIHTKGVLILGGYLGQQYGHLGPLSLTARLTFEQSYEGVEGDSASAAELIALLSAIAQVPLRQDIAITSAIDQHGNIQAIGGVNEKIEGFFAVCRERGLTGTQGVIIPRANQRHLMLRDEVIDAVRQGKFHLWAVDTVDEAIALLTGMEPGQRGEDGTFPEGTFHHAVEQRLEAFAQLLRRGEEEDHRDDEAKTRPASKGTDSEGDGDGPPEPNPPHRSPDPKA
- a CDS encoding CPBP family intramembrane metalloprotease, which translates into the protein MTPTWKTRLAQVFVNPEEGRLRAGWRLLAFVLLFGALQLLTGVALSLVLRQGFPAWLNALTVGEALTALPLTASVVLARRWFDRRSFASLGLTWDRRAGHDLLFGVGLTGLLMGLIFLAEGAFGWLHLRGFAWDTMTAGQVLGMLANALLLWVLVAWNEELLFRGYLLTNLRDGMGTTWAVVLSSLLFAAAHVGNPHMGWPALLGLVLAGFFLADGWLTTGRLWLPLGLHLGWNLFEGTVFGFPVSGLTLPPLLVTDIHGPDLVTGGAFGPEAGLIIVPALALGTWLMHRRARRGRSAAA
- a CDS encoding penicillin acylase family protein produces the protein MRNRFEKAQVVIGSLLFGVALLAVFWVGLSRFAFPPTQGTLHLPGLDGPVTVYRDGYGIPHIYAATAHDLFFAQGYLHAQDRFWQMDTWRHIGRGRLAEMFGESQVETDAFLRTLGWERLAEQEFADLPAEDKAILQAYADGVNAYLKDHTGAALSLEYVVLGLTNPDYRPAPWRPTDTLVWAKVMAWDLRSNMKAEIQRAILLGTLTPEQVADLFPEYPFDRHPVIVPELSGQAHGTSAPVAAPDFVHLRPLFETVSQHFAAVDAWTGPTGAGVGSNNWVIAGSRTATGMPFLANDPHLSAQIPSIWYEVGLHCEQKTPDCLYELNGFSFAGAPGVVIGHNDRIAWGFTNVGSDVADLYIEKINPENPYQYEVNGQWVDMEVRREVLQVAGGEPVELEVRLTRHGPIISDTYGKLKDFAEKAGVEVPQHYAIALRWTALQPSRTIHAILAIDRAQNWEEFRQAVALFDVPAQNMVYADVEGHIGYQTPGLIPIRRQGHDGTLPVPGWTDDYEWQGFIPFDELPHVFDPPKGYIATANNAVVGPDYLYPITKDWDYGYRAQRIVDLIEAAPAPVDAAYIARMQMDNYDASAAFLVPLLQQVDLQDEHLRQRRALFDGWDFQMDMDSASAALYAAFWNHLLADTFRDELPEKYWPEGGSRWFEVVYRLVQRPDSPWWDDKNTPAVETRDDILRRAFAEAVDELEARFGPDPRRWAWGKMHTLTLRNQTLGKSGIAPIEALFNRGPYPTSGSGSIINATSWDARKGYEVSWLPSMRMIVDLSDLSRSLTIHTTGESGHAYHPHYVDMTDMWRLGQYHPMLWTRAQVEAAAETVLRLEP
- a CDS encoding NAD(P)-dependent oxidoreductase, which produces MEKGHLLITGGAGYIGSLLTGVLLRRGYRVTVVDQLLFGAESLLAYHGHPRFTLVQADVVEPRALLQAVRRQPPVQAVIHLAAIVGFPACQAVGRTVAWRYNVEAVRRAFEQANTLGAQRFLFASTYSVYGYAEKGHPVREDSPLHPQSLYAETKVAAEEFLLGQTDAPAAPVIFRLATLYGLSPRTRFDLIINQFVLEAFTRRKLLIYQRGYSRSFVHIRDAVEGLLLGLTAPEEKVRGQVFNLGTEQGNLTKDQIVALILQRIPETVVEYKDLTFGGDMRDVTAAFDKIQRVLGFKARRDVVGGIREVHRALKEGWFKNPWDERYRNAQFIVQ
- a CDS encoding class I SAM-dependent RNA methyltransferase; translated protein: MKAEHFLHPPQVGEEHEVTLSNWAYGGEAIGRLPDGRVVFVPYAVPGEVVRVRLTEVRPRYARGEVVTILEPSPDRVPPRCPHFGRCGGCHYQHLSYAAQLTAKTGIVRDQLERLGGLHDVPLRPMVPAPQPWGYRNHVQFHLDGEGRLGFQAWRSHEVVPVEQCFLPVDAIRAVWPHLHIAPEAGVNRVHLRAGADGELMLLLRGPSPAPPPFEVDFPLSAVYLPEGDEAGLTVLSGHSYQVMEVKGRLFRVSASSFFQVNQAIAGVIVDHLLEHLPLTPETTLLEVYAGVGLFSAFLAPKVGRLLAVESSPSACADFEVNLDAFEHVELYEAPAEVALPYLLARDEYAQVVVVDPPRSGLLKEVLDALVAMQPEVLAYVSCDPATLARDARRLTRKGYRLKQITPFDMFPQTHHIETVSFWERMR